A region from the Linepithema humile isolate Giens D197 chromosome 1, Lhum_UNIL_v1.0, whole genome shotgun sequence genome encodes:
- the LOC136996878 gene encoding uncharacterized protein isoform X2, with product MEKSVSKTLSISQHEQNNNQLIDLILLDEVTNIQYVLKVEKKVYNRAHNDIMFATTLLKKAQTLHNSKDTIHSSASSIKNSKSSCSNVTSTIVPDNTDNTENIVHNDTSSSTENISDTLNTEVNIEKWEHKAVLLLISLYKEKSYMLGKGNQCNNKMDALKRRYRQIVDHNAQSGNDRKDWIYLDVLDNIFRKKHWIKPLSVAGSNIKEPEHSPLTDNSDENETPVKQRKISLTEARANYLTLSLEEKRLKRKETANYRATKLQILREIKEALGKQKQ from the exons ATGGAGAAATCTGTATCTAAAACTCTCTCTATTTCTCAACATGAACAGAACAATAACCAAttgattgatttaatattacttgatgaagtaacaaatatacaatatgttttaaaagtggaaaaaaaagtatataatcgTGCTCATAATG ACATAATGTTTGCTACTACATTATTAAAGAAAGCACAAACGTTACATAATTCTAAAGATACAATACATAGTTCTGCTTCATCAATAAAGAATAGTAAATCCAGTTGTTCAAATGTAACAAGTACTATAGTTCCTGACAATACTGATAATACTGAAAATATAGTTCACAACGATACTTCTTCTAGCACTGAAAACATTTCAGATACGCTAAATACTG aagtaaatatagaaaaatgggAACATAAAGCTGTACttcttttaatatctttatataaagaaaaatcatatatgCTGGGAAAAg gcaaccaatgcaataataaaatggatGCATTGAAGAGACGATATCGTCAAATTGTTGACCATAATGCTCAAAGTGGAAACGATAGAAAAGATTGGATATATTtagat gtattagataatatttttcgaaaaaaacatTGGATAAAACCATTATCTGTAGCAGgatcaaatattaaagaacCTGAACATTCTCCATTAACTGACAACAGTGATGAGAATGAAACACCAGTTA aGCAAAGAAAAATCTCATTAACTGAAGCAAGAGCAAATTATTTGACACTttcattagaagaaaaaagactaaaaagaaaagaaactgCCAATTATAGAGCTACaaagttacaaatattaagagaaataaaagaagcatTAGGGAAACAGAAACAATag
- the LOC136996878 gene encoding uncharacterized protein isoform X1: MEKSVSKTLSISQHEQNNNQLIDLILLDEVTNIQYVLKVEKKVYNRAHNDIMFATTLLKKAQTLHNSKDTIHSSASSIKNSKSSCSNVTSTIVPDNTDNTENIVHNDTSSSTENISDTLNTEVNIEKWEHKAVLLLISLYKEKSYMLGKGSHKKMWIDISKCMKEKKYNFTGNQCNNKMDALKRRYRQIVDHNAQSGNDRKDWIYLDVLDNIFRKKHWIKPLSVAGSNIKEPEHSPLTDNSDENETPVKQRKISLTEARANYLTLSLEEKRLKRKETANYRATKLQILREIKEALGKQKQ, from the exons ATGGAGAAATCTGTATCTAAAACTCTCTCTATTTCTCAACATGAACAGAACAATAACCAAttgattgatttaatattacttgatgaagtaacaaatatacaatatgttttaaaagtggaaaaaaaagtatataatcgTGCTCATAATG ACATAATGTTTGCTACTACATTATTAAAGAAAGCACAAACGTTACATAATTCTAAAGATACAATACATAGTTCTGCTTCATCAATAAAGAATAGTAAATCCAGTTGTTCAAATGTAACAAGTACTATAGTTCCTGACAATACTGATAATACTGAAAATATAGTTCACAACGATACTTCTTCTAGCACTGAAAACATTTCAGATACGCTAAATACTG aagtaaatatagaaaaatgggAACATAAAGCTGTACttcttttaatatctttatataaagaaaaatcatatatgCTGGGAAAAggttctcataaaaaaatgtggatAGACATTTCTAAGTGtatgaaggaaaaaaaatataattttacaggcaaccaatgcaataataaaatggatGCATTGAAGAGACGATATCGTCAAATTGTTGACCATAATGCTCAAAGTGGAAACGATAGAAAAGATTGGATATATTtagat gtattagataatatttttcgaaaaaaacatTGGATAAAACCATTATCTGTAGCAGgatcaaatattaaagaacCTGAACATTCTCCATTAACTGACAACAGTGATGAGAATGAAACACCAGTTA aGCAAAGAAAAATCTCATTAACTGAAGCAAGAGCAAATTATTTGACACTttcattagaagaaaaaagactaaaaagaaaagaaactgCCAATTATAGAGCTACaaagttacaaatattaagagaaataaaagaagcatTAGGGAAACAGAAACAATag
- the LOC136996878 gene encoding uncharacterized protein isoform X3 produces MEKSVSKTLSISQHEQNNNQLIDLILLDEVTNIQYVLKVEKKVYNRAHNDIMFATTLLKKAQTLHNSKDTIHSSASSIKNSKSSCSNVTSTIVPDNTDNTENIVHNDTSSSTENISDTLNTGNQCNNKMDALKRRYRQIVDHNAQSGNDRKDWIYLDVLDNIFRKKHWIKPLSVAGSNIKEPEHSPLTDNSDENETPVKQRKISLTEARANYLTLSLEEKRLKRKETANYRATKLQILREIKEALGKQKQ; encoded by the exons ATGGAGAAATCTGTATCTAAAACTCTCTCTATTTCTCAACATGAACAGAACAATAACCAAttgattgatttaatattacttgatgaagtaacaaatatacaatatgttttaaaagtggaaaaaaaagtatataatcgTGCTCATAATG ACATAATGTTTGCTACTACATTATTAAAGAAAGCACAAACGTTACATAATTCTAAAGATACAATACATAGTTCTGCTTCATCAATAAAGAATAGTAAATCCAGTTGTTCAAATGTAACAAGTACTATAGTTCCTGACAATACTGATAATACTGAAAATATAGTTCACAACGATACTTCTTCTAGCACTGAAAACATTTCAGATACGCTAAATACTG gcaaccaatgcaataataaaatggatGCATTGAAGAGACGATATCGTCAAATTGTTGACCATAATGCTCAAAGTGGAAACGATAGAAAAGATTGGATATATTtagat gtattagataatatttttcgaaaaaaacatTGGATAAAACCATTATCTGTAGCAGgatcaaatattaaagaacCTGAACATTCTCCATTAACTGACAACAGTGATGAGAATGAAACACCAGTTA aGCAAAGAAAAATCTCATTAACTGAAGCAAGAGCAAATTATTTGACACTttcattagaagaaaaaagactaaaaagaaaagaaactgCCAATTATAGAGCTACaaagttacaaatattaagagaaataaaagaagcatTAGGGAAACAGAAACAATag
- the LOC136996878 gene encoding uncharacterized protein isoform X5, which yields MEKSVSKTLSISQHEQNNNQLIDLILLDEVTNIQYVLKVEKKVYNRAHNDTLNTGNQCNNKMDALKRRYRQIVDHNAQSGNDRKDWIYLDVLDNIFRKKHWIKPLSVAGSNIKEPEHSPLTDNSDENETPVKQRKISLTEARANYLTLSLEEKRLKRKETANYRATKLQILREIKEALGKQKQ from the exons ATGGAGAAATCTGTATCTAAAACTCTCTCTATTTCTCAACATGAACAGAACAATAACCAAttgattgatttaatattacttgatgaagtaacaaatatacaatatgttttaaaagtggaaaaaaaagtatataatcgTGCTCATAATG ATACGCTAAATACTG gcaaccaatgcaataataaaatggatGCATTGAAGAGACGATATCGTCAAATTGTTGACCATAATGCTCAAAGTGGAAACGATAGAAAAGATTGGATATATTtagat gtattagataatatttttcgaaaaaaacatTGGATAAAACCATTATCTGTAGCAGgatcaaatattaaagaacCTGAACATTCTCCATTAACTGACAACAGTGATGAGAATGAAACACCAGTTA aGCAAAGAAAAATCTCATTAACTGAAGCAAGAGCAAATTATTTGACACTttcattagaagaaaaaagactaaaaagaaaagaaactgCCAATTATAGAGCTACaaagttacaaatattaagagaaataaaagaagcatTAGGGAAACAGAAACAATag
- the LOC136997242 gene encoding uncharacterized protein codes for MSQSEKAGDMPGADAAQIGRVSVRVPPFWPEEPELWFAQLESQFLLSAVTSDSTKYAYAISQIETKYIKEIKDVITNPPTCGKYEAVKRALIQRLSDSQEHRIRQLLEREELGDRKPSQFLRHLRTLAGNAVPDQLLRTLWLGRLPAQMQIILATRADDLLEDVAEQADRVYEVTCRTVAVLDKPKETKSKPTGSLEDQIQALVKQVAALNTRLGRQEHRHKQQRHRSRSRSRTKSNSEEDSEFCFFHRRFGSKARKCTEPCTYKEKKKEKTEN; via the coding sequence ATGAGCCAATCAGAGAAGGCCGGCGATATGCCAGGCGCCGACGCAGCACAAATCGGCAGAGTATCGGTGCGAGTACCACCTTTTTGGCCGGAGGAACCAGAATTATGGTTCGCCCAATTAGAGAGCCAGTTCCTGCTGAGCGCCGTCACGTCGGATTCAACCAAGTATGCGTACGCAATCTCGCAAATCGAAACAAAATACATCAAGGAAATCAAAGACGTGATAACGAATCCTCCGACATGCGGGAAATACGAAGCCGTAAAAAGGGCACTCATTCAAAGGCTGAGCGACTCACAGGAACACCGCATCCGCCAATTATTAGAGCGAGAGGAACTTGGCGACCGAAAGCCATCGCAGTTCCTGCGCCATCTAAGGACGCTCGCGGGCAATGCCGTGCCTGATCAACTCCTGCGCACGCTATGGCTGGGGCGTTTACCGGCCCAAATGCAGATCATACTAGCGACGCGAGCTGACGATCTTCTCGAGGACGTGGCGGAACAGGCCGACCGTGTCTACGAAGTCACATGCCGAACAGTCGCAGTTTTGGACAAGCCGAAGGAGACGAAATCAAAACCTACCGGCTCGCTCGAGGACCAGATTCAGGCATTGGTCAAGCAAGTCGCCGCACTCAACACGCGATTGGGCCGGCAGGAGCACCGCCACAAACAACAGCGCCACAGATCGCGCAGCCGCAGCCGGACCAAATCAAATTCGGAAGAAGACAGCGAGTTTTGCTTTTTCCATCGGCGATTCGGCAGCAAGGCAAGAAAGTGTACAGAGCCTTGTACATacaaggagaagaagaaggaaaaaacGGAAAACTAG
- the LOC136996878 gene encoding uncharacterized protein isoform X4, whose product MEKSVSKTLSISQHEQNNNQLIDLILLDEVTNIQYVLKVEKKVYNRAHNDTLNTEVNIEKWEHKAVLLLISLYKEKSYMLGKGNQCNNKMDALKRRYRQIVDHNAQSGNDRKDWIYLDVLDNIFRKKHWIKPLSVAGSNIKEPEHSPLTDNSDENETPVKQRKISLTEARANYLTLSLEEKRLKRKETANYRATKLQILREIKEALGKQKQ is encoded by the exons ATGGAGAAATCTGTATCTAAAACTCTCTCTATTTCTCAACATGAACAGAACAATAACCAAttgattgatttaatattacttgatgaagtaacaaatatacaatatgttttaaaagtggaaaaaaaagtatataatcgTGCTCATAATG ATACGCTAAATACTG aagtaaatatagaaaaatgggAACATAAAGCTGTACttcttttaatatctttatataaagaaaaatcatatatgCTGGGAAAAg gcaaccaatgcaataataaaatggatGCATTGAAGAGACGATATCGTCAAATTGTTGACCATAATGCTCAAAGTGGAAACGATAGAAAAGATTGGATATATTtagat gtattagataatatttttcgaaaaaaacatTGGATAAAACCATTATCTGTAGCAGgatcaaatattaaagaacCTGAACATTCTCCATTAACTGACAACAGTGATGAGAATGAAACACCAGTTA aGCAAAGAAAAATCTCATTAACTGAAGCAAGAGCAAATTATTTGACACTttcattagaagaaaaaagactaaaaagaaaagaaactgCCAATTATAGAGCTACaaagttacaaatattaagagaaataaaagaagcatTAGGGAAACAGAAACAATag